CTGCAGCACATGGCACGAGTTAACCACACCTCATGCTTTAACTCTTTGAGTAAAAACAGCACATATGCCACATCATGGGCTTCATGTGCTTTGATATTTCagtaaataacaaataacattACACTGATGtctatttttacatatttatagtgTTTTTCCAGATCAACATCGCACCATGTGGGTAACAAACTTGGTATCACTTGTTTTTCTGGCCACGGCGACCTCGGCTGCCACCTCTGCGTCAGCAGACAAAGTGTTGAGCAATCACGCCTCCATCCTGGCTGAGAACAGTGCCAACCTGGCCTTCAGCCTCTATCAAAACATGGCaaaggagaaaaacatggaGAACATCCTCATTTCCCCCGTGGTAGTAGCTTCCTCTCTGGGTCTGGTGGCTCTTGGGGGAAAGGCCTCCACTGCCTCCCAGGTAAAAACCCTTCTGAACGCAGCTAAAGTTAAAGACGATCAGCTGCACTCCGGTCTGACTGAGCTCCTGACGGAGGTGAGTGACCCTAAGACCCGCAACGTCACCTGGAAGATTAGCAACTGCCTGTATGGACCCAGCTCTGTCACCTTTGTGGATGGTTTTGTGAAAAGCAGCAAAAAGCATTACAACTACGACCACGCAAAGATCAACTTCAGAGATAAAAAGACTGCCGTTAAATCCATCAACGAGTGGGCGGCCAAGTCCACCGACGGCAAACTACCGGAGGTCACAAAGGATGTGGAAAACACTGATGGGGCCATGATCGTCAATGCTATGTTTTTCAAGCGTGAGTCTATACATCTTTGTATTTACAGTGTTCATTTATATTGTCTTAAACACATCCAAATTTAAATGAGTCTTTTCTCACAGCTCACTGGGATGAGCAATTTCATCATAAGATGGTGGACGACCGTGGGTTCCTGGTGTCCCCTAGCTACACTGTTTCACTGCAGATGATGCACCGCACAGGTAGGCGCCGGTTAATGTGAAACAGAAAGCtataaaaatcaacattttaaggAGAAATGGCTGATATTTGTAGTTTGTTCATGTATTCCTTTAGGTATCTATGGCTTCTATGATGATTCACCCAATAAACTATCCATTCTGAGCATGCCCCTGGCTCATAAGAAGTCCACTGTGGTGTTCATCATGCCCTACCATGTGGAGCCTTTGGAGAGACTGGAGAAGCTCCTGACCAAAAAGCAGCTGGATATGTGGCTGGGGAAGCTGCAGCAGAAGGCTGTAGCTGTTTCTCTGCCAAAAATCAGCATGGAAGTCAGTCACAACCTGCAGGTAAAAGATGCGACAGCCTCCAAGGTTTTTCGTGATGAATCTTTTGCATCAGCAAAGTTAAACCTTATCTTTCTGCTCCGTTTCAGAAACACCTCCAGGAGCTGGGTCTGACCGAGGCTGTGGACAAATCCAAGGCCGACTTTTCCAACATCTCTGGGAAGAAGGACCTTTACCTGTCCAGCATGTTCCATGCCTCTGCCATTGAATGGGACACTGATGGGAATGAAATGGATACCAGTGTTTATGGCTCAGACAAACTCAAAAACCCCAAACTATTCTACGTCGACCACCCTTTCATTTTCCTCGTGAAGGACCAGAAGACGAGCTCCATCCTGTTCATCGGCAGGATGGTCAAACCGAAGGGTGAAAAAATGAGAGATGAACTGTAACCATGGGCTGACCTGGATGTTTGAGATAAATGTCTGACTGCATGAGTGTAGATTTTTTAAACTGCAGAATGCTGAGAGATACAGAGAATGAAATGGATGTTTGATGCTGCATGAGTGCACTCCTTTATGTCACATGCTGACAGCATTCCATAGCACACAGACAGGATGTGTTCAACATTTTCCTGTGTTTCAGGAAACAAAGCAATATGCGCACTgaagatttttaaataacatgtaatATTAGTAGTTTTTAAAACCAGCAGATTAAAGTATAAACTAATGACTTACATTAAAAACTTTCCCGTTGAGgcatatttaagttttttttattcgcATTTTCTGCCCAAAATGTTAAaggcagtttttttctgtttgtgagtCATGAATTTGTGCACATAAAATTGTGTCTGTAATTATCAAATCTTAAAATAATTCATCTTCGTATCATTGCATTCACACAGTAACAGGTCCCACTGTTTTTGGGTCTTAGTAATGATATACCTGGTGCACACCCaccaaaaaacatatttatggcTGATTTAATAAGTTTGATCTGTTCTTCATACGTGTGCTTGTGGTTTGATGATACAAAAGATGAAtggtctgtgttttgtttttattaaaagtgtGGAAAAGAGAGTTACTTTAAAACTAGACCCTTTCTCTTGCGCATACTATGTGACTCATGTTCTGTCTGCTTGCAGTCCAGTGGCTTTTGtgtctgaaatatttaatatttaatgtccACCCTGCTCTGCGTCAACAAAGGGTGCAATTGGCTTTACATTTCATACATTATTTGGTGAATCCCaattcataaaattaaaatattttcacaccAGCCAAATATTTGTGTACATCCTGTTGGATGGTGCAACTGCTGAAGTGAGTAAAACATTTGCTAAAAGCTGCATTAACAACCTCCCACATGAGTGTTTTCCCTGGTTTATTGTTGACAACAGCTCCATAAACAGGTAAGAATGAATAAGTTCATTATCTAACGGGGAAAAGCTATGATGGGATTTAAATGGTTTAGGACTAGGCTTGAGGTCATAGTACCTGCCATTGTTATAGTGCATTcttgcacatttttaaattgataACACCACCTAGAGGACATCTGGATTTATTACATAGCAATGACTATCCCgaaataaaataactgcataATTTATGCAAAAAATTTTGCTTCTCACCTTCTACTTTTGTTGTAATAATACATACAATGACATTTGTGCgtatgtatataaacatggaATTAAGTCTGTTGTAAATATATTGTAgttacagttaaaaacaaagttttaactTTGGAAATGTTACACATGTCAAGTCTGAATTTGTTGGGTTTATCTGGCACTGATCAGTCATGGATGAGCTTTTCACGTTACAGCTATGCAAATTAAAGCTGCTGGAAAAACTTTACAACGcggaaaaaattatttaagtgtGTGCTTCAAATTCATACCGATGGAACAAATGTTTGACTCATCATGCTGTAAACTGAAGTGGGTGTTTCTGAAAAAACGTAACGTTTCAGCTCTGACCTTTAACCAGGCTGGTCAGTGTGCTGACATGCAGCTTCCACAACAAAGAAACTAAGTGGCTGTGTGATGAGGCGCATTCACACCTTAACATGCATTTAACCATTTAATCATTTAACCATTTAATCgtttaatcatttaatcatttaatcatgTCCCTCTTCAAGATGCTGGACCACGAAATAagagtgttttttgttttgcgttttttaatcttttgcatAATACTGTtgttatatatatgtatatatatatatatatatatatatatatatatagagagagagagagagagagagagagagagagagagagagagcagccCAGCTGATTGTTCCTATTTGCCACTATATCGCGCGTGAGGAGGAGGGCTCGCGGAGGCTCGTGCTGCTGTGATGGGACTACAAATCCGTTAGTACCCACTGCTTCCTTCTCTTCCATCATGGCTCCCTCGATAGACAGGCAAGGATACTGGGGGCGGCCGACCTCAACGCTGGACTGGTGCGAGGAGAATTACGTTGTCTCTTTTTACATCGCGGAATTTTGTGAGTAAAACGGTTCTGCATCATTTCCCCTAAAACCGTGAAGCTCGGGTTCGTTAACGGGAGGCTTTGGGTCAGAAAGTGGACGTACAGTCGACCTTAATAACGTAAA
The sequence above is a segment of the Melanotaenia boesemani isolate fMelBoe1 chromosome 15, fMelBoe1.pri, whole genome shotgun sequence genome. Coding sequences within it:
- the serpinh1a gene encoding serpin H1a, with amino-acid sequence MWVTNLVSLVFLATATSAATSASADKVLSNHASILAENSANLAFSLYQNMAKEKNMENILISPVVVASSLGLVALGGKASTASQVKTLLNAAKVKDDQLHSGLTELLTEVSDPKTRNVTWKISNCLYGPSSVTFVDGFVKSSKKHYNYDHAKINFRDKKTAVKSINEWAAKSTDGKLPEVTKDVENTDGAMIVNAMFFKPHWDEQFHHKMVDDRGFLVSPSYTVSLQMMHRTGIYGFYDDSPNKLSILSMPLAHKKSTVVFIMPYHVEPLERLEKLLTKKQLDMWLGKLQQKAVAVSLPKISMEVSHNLQKHLQELGLTEAVDKSKADFSNISGKKDLYLSSMFHASAIEWDTDGNEMDTSVYGSDKLKNPKLFYVDHPFIFLVKDQKTSSILFIGRMVKPKGEKMRDEL